A DNA window from Providencia huaxiensis contains the following coding sequences:
- a CDS encoding caspase family protein: MTAVIDDSLNSPGTHALIIGVSAYDYLMGSSEGECSEQGSDSGLRQLSAAARSASQFATWLMTKYRRKDFPLRSLRVLLSPATEDEVGVALKDHLRDDSIPTRENVSTAFRNFKQAAARNPNNIAIVYVAGHGVQFTNTGAVLLLKDFAHPEHEEERYKGAVDIRSMHENMTYANVARSQFWFVDICRQRAPDAKEFEELAGVLKFNIPVKTSSSSAATCSPLFLSASSGEQAFAKPGKLTLFCEALMSALEEGHAASSDGERSSPWLVSTSGLQMYLRKTVESLAACHDEKQLIECTGIFSDEVFHECEKAPNVDLTIQIKDGLPGTHYSAKLSQLSRVLYDNHTTWPLRDSIPAGIYKIEVTTLTTNEKDSDNLRLLPPSRIKELPL; encoded by the coding sequence ATGACAGCAGTTATAGATGATAGCTTAAACTCACCCGGAACCCATGCGCTGATCATTGGTGTAAGCGCGTATGACTATCTGATGGGCTCTAGTGAAGGGGAATGTAGTGAGCAAGGCTCAGATTCTGGCCTCAGACAACTAAGTGCGGCCGCAAGATCTGCTTCCCAGTTTGCGACGTGGCTGATGACGAAATATCGACGCAAAGACTTTCCGCTTCGGAGTTTACGCGTACTTTTATCGCCAGCGACTGAAGACGAAGTAGGTGTAGCCCTCAAAGATCATCTTAGAGATGATTCAATCCCAACAAGGGAAAATGTATCAACCGCATTTAGAAACTTTAAACAGGCTGCAGCAAGAAACCCGAATAATATCGCAATCGTTTATGTGGCAGGACATGGCGTTCAATTTACTAATACTGGCGCAGTACTCCTATTAAAAGATTTTGCCCATCCTGAGCATGAGGAAGAACGATATAAGGGGGCTGTAGATATTAGATCCATGCATGAAAACATGACGTATGCTAACGTAGCGCGGAGTCAGTTTTGGTTTGTGGATATATGCAGGCAAAGAGCTCCGGATGCTAAAGAGTTCGAGGAATTAGCTGGCGTACTAAAATTCAACATACCTGTCAAGACAAGTAGTTCTAGTGCGGCCACATGCTCTCCGCTATTTCTATCAGCATCATCGGGCGAGCAAGCGTTTGCCAAACCTGGAAAGTTAACCCTTTTCTGCGAGGCTTTGATGTCTGCTCTTGAAGAAGGTCATGCTGCTTCCTCCGATGGGGAACGCAGTTCACCATGGCTAGTGTCAACTAGCGGATTGCAGATGTATCTTCGAAAAACTGTAGAATCGTTAGCTGCCTGTCATGATGAAAAACAATTAATCGAATGTACAGGGATTTTTAGCGATGAAGTCTTTCATGAATGCGAAAAAGCTCCAAATGTAGATTTAACAATACAGATCAAAGACGGCTTACCTGGGACCCACTACAGTGCAAAATTGTCTCAACTCAGTAGAGTTCTTTATGATAATCATACAACATGGCCGCTTCGTGACAGTATACCTGCGGGTATTTATAAGATAGAAGTTACAACTTTAACCACTAATGAGAAAGACTCCGATAATCTCAGACTTTTGCCTCCAAGTCGGATAAAGGAACTTCCACTATGA
- a CDS encoding ComEC/Rec2 family competence protein has protein sequence MFSIQMLPAREGDAILVRWGEKHPHYQMLVDMGIEETGKEINDKISGLPDEQRTFEAVVVTHIDADHIGGLLSCFVDCEEPCAIVKDFWFNGYMHLDGHRSNSALEGLGVAQAERLSEWLSTQPWNNLYDGGSICRIEGEPLKVIELAGGMKVTVLGPTMQRLEKLKSEWDKEIKKVLQKKQKKSSVSNLESMGASLPLEIPDTQSLNLLAKQRPLQDTKAANGSSIVLLLEYDGKNVLLTGDAFAEDLVDAILVLSSERPLKLDAFKVPHHCSRGNISKKLIEAVDCTNWLISTDGSRHKHPDDEGIASILRYRTTDFVNLFFNVTSDYNSKWSNDTWQQCFGYSANYGSQEDGYLLNL, from the coding sequence TTGTTCTCAATACAAATGCTACCTGCACGTGAAGGCGATGCAATTTTGGTGCGCTGGGGAGAGAAGCATCCTCATTATCAGATGCTTGTCGATATGGGTATTGAGGAAACAGGGAAGGAGATTAATGATAAAATTAGCGGCCTGCCCGATGAACAGCGGACCTTTGAAGCAGTTGTAGTCACACATATCGACGCTGATCATATTGGAGGATTATTGAGTTGTTTTGTTGACTGCGAAGAGCCGTGTGCCATAGTGAAAGACTTTTGGTTTAATGGTTACATGCATCTGGATGGTCACAGAAGCAACTCTGCTCTAGAAGGGCTAGGTGTAGCCCAAGCCGAAAGACTCTCTGAATGGTTGAGCACACAGCCCTGGAATAATTTGTATGATGGAGGTTCCATCTGTCGAATCGAGGGAGAACCGCTTAAAGTTATTGAGCTGGCTGGAGGCATGAAGGTAACCGTCCTTGGGCCAACTATGCAACGACTTGAAAAGCTTAAATCGGAATGGGACAAAGAAATAAAAAAAGTCTTACAAAAAAAACAAAAGAAATCCTCAGTATCTAATCTAGAATCTATGGGAGCAAGTTTACCATTGGAGATTCCAGATACTCAGTCCCTCAATCTTTTAGCAAAGCAAAGGCCCTTGCAAGACACTAAAGCTGCAAATGGGAGCAGTATTGTCTTACTATTAGAATATGATGGTAAAAATGTTCTACTCACTGGTGATGCGTTCGCTGAAGACTTGGTTGACGCTATTTTAGTTTTATCGAGTGAGCGCCCCTTAAAGCTCGATGCTTTCAAAGTCCCCCACCACTGTAGTCGTGGGAATATCTCAAAGAAATTAATTGAAGCTGTTGATTGCACAAATTGGCTTATATCGACAGATGGAAGCAGACATAAGCACCCCGACGACGAAGGGATAGCATCTATCCTGCGTTATAGGACAACTGATTTTGTAAATTTGTTTTTCAATGTAACTAGCGATTACAATTCAAAAT